In the genome of Sciurus carolinensis chromosome 3, mSciCar1.2, whole genome shotgun sequence, one region contains:
- the Higd1b gene encoding HIG1 domain family member 1B, whose product MSAKKGWWVPPEGEDSVSDKFLRKTRESPLVPIGLGACLVVAAYRIYRLKARGSTKMSIHLIHTRVAAQACAVGAIMLGAVYTMYRDYSKRMAQDPRDK is encoded by the exons ATGTCTGCTAAGAAAGGCTGGTGGGTGCCTCCTGAGGGCGAGGACAGTGTGTCTGACAAGTTCCTAAGGAAGACCAGGGAATCTCCGTTGGTACCCATAG GCTTGGGAGCCTGCCTGGTGGTGGCAGCATACAGAATTTATCGGTTGAAGGCTCGTGGTTCCACGAAGATGTCCATACATCTGATTCACACCCGAGTGGCAGCACAGGCCTGTGCTGTGGGTGCAATCATGCTAG GTGCTGtgtacaccatgtacagagattATAGCAAGAGGATGGCACAGGACCCTAGGGACAAGTAG
- the Gjc1 gene encoding gap junction gamma-1 protein isoform X3 — translation MSWSFLTRLLEEIHNHSTFVGKIWLTVLIVFRIVLTAVGGESIYYDEQSKFVCNTEQPGCENVCYDAFAPLSHVRFWVFQIILVATPSVMYLGYAIHKIAKMEHGEADKKAARSKPYAMRWKQHRALEETEEDHEEDPMMYPEMELESEKENKEQSQPKPKHDGRRRIREDGLMKIYVLQLLARTVFEVFPSYEEDT, via the coding sequence ATGAGTTGGAGCTTCCTGACTCGCCTGCTAGAGGAGATCCACAACCATTCCACATTTGTAGGGAAGATCTGGCTCACTGTATTGATTGTGTTTCGGATTGTTCTAACAGCTGTAGGAGGAGAATCCATCTACTATGATGAGCAAAGCAAATTCGTGTGCAACACAGAACAGCCAGGCTGTGAGAATGTTTGCTATGATGCCTTTGCACCACTCTCCCATGTGCGATTCTGGGTGTTCCAGATCATTCTGGTGGCAACTCCCTCTGTGATGTACCTGGGCTACGCCATTCATAAGATTGCCAAAATGGAGCATGGTGAGGCGGACAAGAAGGCAGCTCGGAGCAAACCCTATGCGATGCGTTGGAAACAGCACCGGGCTctggaagaaacagaagaggacCATGAAGAGGATCCTATGATGTATCCAGAAATGGaattagaaagtgaaaaagaaaataaggagcaGAGCCAACCGAAACCCAAGCATGATGGCCGACGTCGGATTCGGGAGGATGGGCTCATGAAAATCTATGTACTGCAGTTGCTGGCAAGGACCGTGTTTGAG
- the Gjc1 gene encoding gap junction gamma-1 protein isoform X2 — protein MSWSFLTRLLEEIHNHSTFVGKIWLTVLIVFRIVLTAVGGESIYYDEQSKFVCNTEQPGCENVCYDAFAPLSHVRFWVFQIILVATPSVMYLGYAIHKIAKMEHGEADKKAARSKPYAMRWKQHRALEETEEDHEEDPMMYPEMELESEKENKEQSQPKPKHDGRRRIREDGLMKIYVLQLLARTVFELGEAPQDLSKF, from the coding sequence ATGAGTTGGAGCTTCCTGACTCGCCTGCTAGAGGAGATCCACAACCATTCCACATTTGTAGGGAAGATCTGGCTCACTGTATTGATTGTGTTTCGGATTGTTCTAACAGCTGTAGGAGGAGAATCCATCTACTATGATGAGCAAAGCAAATTCGTGTGCAACACAGAACAGCCAGGCTGTGAGAATGTTTGCTATGATGCCTTTGCACCACTCTCCCATGTGCGATTCTGGGTGTTCCAGATCATTCTGGTGGCAACTCCCTCTGTGATGTACCTGGGCTACGCCATTCATAAGATTGCCAAAATGGAGCATGGTGAGGCGGACAAGAAGGCAGCTCGGAGCAAACCCTATGCGATGCGTTGGAAACAGCACCGGGCTctggaagaaacagaagaggacCATGAAGAGGATCCTATGATGTATCCAGAAATGGaattagaaagtgaaaaagaaaataaggagcaGAGCCAACCGAAACCCAAGCATGATGGCCGACGTCGGATTCGGGAGGATGGGCTCATGAAAATCTATGTACTGCAGTTGCTGGCAAGGACCGTGTTTGAG
- the Gjc1 gene encoding gap junction gamma-1 protein isoform X1, whose amino-acid sequence MSWSFLTRLLEEIHNHSTFVGKIWLTVLIVFRIVLTAVGGESIYYDEQSKFVCNTEQPGCENVCYDAFAPLSHVRFWVFQIILVATPSVMYLGYAIHKIAKMEHGEADKKAARSKPYAMRWKQHRALEETEEDHEEDPMMYPEMELESEKENKEQSQPKPKHDGRRRIREDGLMKIYVLQLLARTVFEVGFLIGQYFLYGFQVHPFYVCSRLPCPHKIDCFISRPTEKTIFLLIMYGVTGLCLLLNIWEMLHLGFGTIRDSLNSKRRELEDPGAYNYPFTWNTPSAPPGYNIAVKPDQIQYTELSNAKIAYKQNKANIAQEQQYGSHEEHLPADLETLQREIRMAQERLDLAIQAYNHQNNPHGPREKKAKVGSKTGSNKSSASSKSGDGKTSVWI is encoded by the coding sequence ATGAGTTGGAGCTTCCTGACTCGCCTGCTAGAGGAGATCCACAACCATTCCACATTTGTAGGGAAGATCTGGCTCACTGTATTGATTGTGTTTCGGATTGTTCTAACAGCTGTAGGAGGAGAATCCATCTACTATGATGAGCAAAGCAAATTCGTGTGCAACACAGAACAGCCAGGCTGTGAGAATGTTTGCTATGATGCCTTTGCACCACTCTCCCATGTGCGATTCTGGGTGTTCCAGATCATTCTGGTGGCAACTCCCTCTGTGATGTACCTGGGCTACGCCATTCATAAGATTGCCAAAATGGAGCATGGTGAGGCGGACAAGAAGGCAGCTCGGAGCAAACCCTATGCGATGCGTTGGAAACAGCACCGGGCTctggaagaaacagaagaggacCATGAAGAGGATCCTATGATGTATCCAGAAATGGaattagaaagtgaaaaagaaaataaggagcaGAGCCAACCGAAACCCAAGCATGATGGCCGACGTCGGATTCGGGAGGATGGGCTCATGAAAATCTATGTACTGCAGTTGCTGGCAAGGACCGTGTTTGAGGTGGGTTTTCTAATAGGGCAATACTTCCTATATGGCTTCCAAGTCCATCCATTTTATGTGTGCAGCAGACTTCCTTGCCCTCATAAAATAGACTGCTTTATTTCTAGACCCACTGAAAAGACCATCTTCCTTCTGATAATGTATGGTGTTACAGGCCTCTGCCTATTGCTTAACATTTGGGAGATGCTTCATTTAGGGTTTGGAACTATTCGAGACTCACTAAACAGTAAAAGGAGGGAACTTGAAGATCCGGGTGCTTATAATTATCCTTTCACTTGGAATACACCATCTGCTCCCCCTGGCTATAACATTGCTGTCAAACCAGATCAAATCCAGTACACGGAATTGTCCAATGCTAAGATCGCCTATAAGCAAAACAAAGCCAACATCGCCCAGGAGCAGCAGTATGGCAGCCATGAGGAGCACCTCCCAGCTGACCTGGAGACTCTGCAGCGGGAGATCAGAATGGCTCAGGAACGCTTGGATCTAGCAATCCAGGCCTACAATCACCAAAATAACCCCCATGGTCCTCGTGAAAAAAAGGCCAAAGTGGGGTCCAAAACTGGGTCCAACAAAAGCAGTGCTAGTAGCAAATCAGGGGATGGGAAGACCTCCGTCTGGATTTAA